The Streptomyces cynarae genome contains a region encoding:
- a CDS encoding response regulator produces the protein MIRTLVVDDDFRVSHIHSEYVSRVQGFQVVGEAATVADALEAVRTLHPDLLLLDIFLPDGSGLDVLRRLTGDEGGSRPDAFMITADRDIESVRTAMKLGAVGYLVKPFGSPDLCGRLTAYRELQHRVHALGPAAETEQADVDALFSATRPPAVPRVPAKGHSAPTLTLVHQALLSAGGPVSAAEAAELTGVSRATAQRYLSYLVKEGMVRLELRYGATGRPEHRYRIVT, from the coding sequence ATGATCCGAACCCTGGTCGTGGACGACGACTTCCGGGTGAGCCACATCCACAGCGAGTACGTGAGCCGGGTCCAGGGCTTCCAGGTGGTCGGCGAGGCGGCGACCGTGGCCGACGCCCTGGAGGCGGTGCGCACCCTGCACCCGGACCTGCTGCTGCTCGACATCTTCCTGCCGGACGGCAGCGGGCTCGATGTGCTGCGCCGGCTCACCGGCGACGAGGGCGGCTCCCGGCCGGACGCGTTCATGATCACAGCGGACCGGGACATCGAGTCGGTCCGCACCGCCATGAAGCTGGGCGCCGTGGGATACCTCGTCAAGCCCTTCGGCTCCCCGGACCTCTGCGGGCGGCTGACCGCCTACCGCGAACTCCAGCACCGGGTGCACGCACTGGGACCGGCCGCCGAGACCGAGCAGGCCGATGTGGACGCCCTGTTCAGCGCGACCCGGCCGCCGGCCGTCCCGCGGGTGCCGGCCAAGGGGCACTCCGCGCCCACCCTGACCCTCGTCCACCAGGCGCTGCTCTCCGCCGGCGGTCCCGTGTCGGCGGCCGAGGCGGCCGAACTCACCGGGGTCTCCCGGGCGACGGCCCAGCGATACCTGTCCTACCTCGTCAAGGAGGGCATGGTCCGCCTGGAGCTCCGGTACGGGGCGACGGGGCGTCCGGAGCACCGGTACCGCATCGTCACCTGA
- a CDS encoding ABC transporter permease has translation MTTTSTAPAAPVSGGQVSAAAAARSAVRRRVALVWAGRIGLAVVVIGGWQAFTTWGIVDPFFFGQPSGIAKRLVDLFQNGTEFGSFYSNIWTTIQEALAGFALGSVTGVVFGVALGQSRFLSDVLGPYIKMVNAIPRIVLGSIFIVAFGIGVTPKILLAAVLVFFIVFFNAFQGVREVDRNILANARVLGASQMQIIRHVIVPSALTWIIASLHSAFGFAIVGALVGEVLGAQSGLGLVIKTAQNNFDPNGVFATMLVISVIVLGAEWLISKLEHRLLSWRPPAPSEASNAL, from the coding sequence ATGACCACGACGTCCACCGCTCCCGCCGCTCCGGTCAGCGGCGGTCAGGTATCGGCCGCTGCCGCCGCCAGAAGCGCCGTCCGACGCCGCGTCGCGCTGGTGTGGGCGGGCCGCATCGGCCTCGCGGTCGTCGTCATCGGCGGCTGGCAGGCGTTCACCACGTGGGGGATCGTCGACCCGTTCTTCTTCGGGCAGCCGTCAGGCATCGCCAAGCGGCTGGTCGACCTCTTCCAGAACGGCACGGAGTTCGGGTCCTTCTACTCGAACATCTGGACCACGATCCAGGAGGCGCTCGCCGGCTTCGCCCTCGGGTCCGTCACCGGAGTGGTCTTCGGCGTGGCGCTGGGGCAGAGCCGCTTCCTGTCCGACGTGCTCGGCCCCTACATCAAGATGGTCAACGCGATCCCGCGCATCGTCCTCGGCTCGATCTTCATCGTCGCCTTCGGCATCGGCGTGACCCCGAAGATCCTGCTCGCCGCGGTGCTGGTGTTCTTCATCGTCTTCTTCAACGCCTTCCAGGGCGTCCGCGAGGTCGACCGCAACATCCTCGCCAACGCCAGGGTGCTCGGCGCCTCGCAGATGCAGATCATCCGCCACGTCATCGTGCCGTCCGCGCTCACCTGGATCATCGCGAGTCTGCACAGCGCGTTCGGATTCGCCATCGTCGGCGCGCTGGTCGGGGAGGTGCTGGGCGCACAGAGCGGCCTCGGCCTGGTCATCAAGACCGCGCAGAACAACTTCGACCCCAATGGTGTGTTCGCGACGATGCTCGTCATCTCGGTCATCGTGCTCGGCGCCGAGTGGCTGATCAGCAAGCTCGAGCACCGGCTGCTGTCCTGGCGCCCCCCGGCCCCGTCCGAGGCGTCGAACGCCCTCTGA
- a CDS encoding ABC transporter substrate-binding protein has product MSRRSAAVTASLLTVLALGTATACSSGSHSGSQSVGSSGGVPTVKLMVGGIDKQIYLPYQLAQNLGFYKKYGVNVELSTEQDGGVGAEDAMASGQVDMAGAWYNHTIEFQAKGKAVEDVVQLSGAPGEREMCTKKSGVTSAADFKGKTLGVTDLGSGTDTLTQFLAAKKGVKTSDFHRIGVGAGSTAIAALQNGKVDCVMTTQPTVAAIEKKGVGASAIDLATTQGATAAMGGAFPAASVLARTDWVNQNKATVQKVVDALVATMHWINAHSAADIANKLPASFVSNQLVTKADYIAALNEDKGQFLPDGIMPAGGPKTSLATEKLVGNVKGSVDLSKTFTNDFAIQANKTEGFKTTTTPAGADG; this is encoded by the coding sequence ATGTCAAGACGATCCGCCGCCGTCACCGCCTCCCTCCTCACCGTCCTCGCCCTCGGCACGGCCACCGCCTGTTCCAGCGGCTCCCACAGCGGCTCCCAGAGCGTCGGCAGCTCCGGCGGCGTGCCCACGGTGAAGCTCATGGTCGGCGGCATAGACAAGCAGATCTACCTGCCCTACCAACTCGCCCAGAACCTCGGTTTCTACAAGAAGTACGGCGTAAATGTGGAGCTGAGCACCGAGCAGGACGGCGGTGTCGGTGCCGAGGACGCCATGGCCTCGGGCCAGGTGGACATGGCGGGCGCCTGGTACAACCACACGATCGAGTTCCAGGCCAAGGGCAAGGCGGTCGAGGACGTGGTCCAGCTCTCCGGCGCGCCGGGCGAGCGTGAGATGTGCACCAAGAAGTCGGGCGTCACCTCGGCCGCCGACTTCAAGGGCAAGACCCTCGGCGTCACCGACCTGGGTTCGGGCACCGACACCCTCACCCAGTTCCTGGCCGCCAAGAAGGGCGTCAAGACCAGCGACTTCCACCGGATCGGGGTCGGCGCCGGCTCCACCGCCATCGCCGCGCTGCAGAACGGCAAGGTGGACTGTGTGATGACGACACAGCCGACGGTCGCCGCGATCGAGAAGAAGGGCGTCGGTGCCTCCGCGATCGACCTGGCCACCACGCAGGGCGCCACGGCGGCGATGGGCGGTGCCTTCCCCGCGGCCAGTGTGCTCGCCCGCACCGACTGGGTGAACCAGAACAAGGCCACCGTGCAGAAGGTCGTCGACGCGCTCGTGGCCACCATGCACTGGATCAACGCGCACAGCGCGGCCGACATCGCGAACAAGCTCCCGGCGTCGTTCGTGTCGAACCAGTTGGTGACCAAGGCCGACTACATCGCAGCCCTGAACGAGGACAAGGGCCAGTTCCTCCCGGACGGCATCATGCCGGCCGGCGGTCCGAAGACCTCATTGGCGACGGAGAAGTTGGTCGGCAACGTGAAGGGTTCGGTGGACCTCAGCAAGACGTTCACCAACGACTTCGCCATCCAGGCCAACAAGACCGAGGGCTTCAAGACCACCACGACCCCCGCGGGGGCGGACGGCTGA
- a CDS encoding amino acid ABC transporter permease: MSLAPAPPDEETAAKPLAAQRVLPLRRPGRWIATAVVLVLVAQFVHGLVSNPFYQWDRFAYWFLRPTILDGLVITLEVTALSAVSGLLGGIVLALARLSKSPVLRAVSWTYVWALRSIPLIVVLIFLFNFSALYKTLSVGVPFGPAFFSFDESKLATDMVVAVVGLSLNEAAYAAEVVRGGILSVDQGQHEAAAALGLPKGHQFRRIVFPQALRSITPNYVNQLIGLVKSTSLVFYVSLLDLFGSAQTMGSTYPGDIVPLLLVVTVWYLILTSLVSVVQFYVERYYARGATRALPPTPLQKLRTGLADLRARARREAAV; encoded by the coding sequence GTGTCCCTCGCCCCGGCGCCACCCGACGAAGAGACCGCGGCCAAGCCCCTCGCGGCCCAGCGGGTGCTGCCCCTGCGCCGGCCGGGCCGCTGGATCGCCACGGCGGTCGTGCTGGTCCTCGTGGCCCAGTTCGTCCACGGCCTGGTGTCCAACCCGTTCTACCAGTGGGACCGCTTCGCCTACTGGTTCCTGCGCCCCACCATCCTCGACGGGCTGGTCATCACGCTCGAAGTCACCGCCCTCAGCGCCGTGTCGGGCCTGCTCGGCGGTATTGTGCTCGCGCTGGCCCGGCTCTCCAAGAGCCCGGTCCTGCGCGCGGTCAGCTGGACGTACGTGTGGGCGCTGCGCTCCATACCGCTGATCGTGGTGCTGATCTTCCTCTTCAACTTCAGCGCCCTGTACAAGACGTTGAGCGTCGGCGTGCCCTTCGGCCCCGCGTTCTTCAGCTTCGACGAGTCCAAGCTCGCCACCGACATGGTCGTCGCCGTCGTAGGACTGAGCCTGAACGAGGCGGCGTACGCGGCGGAGGTGGTCCGCGGCGGCATCCTCTCGGTCGACCAGGGCCAGCACGAGGCGGCCGCCGCACTCGGCCTGCCGAAGGGCCACCAGTTCAGGCGGATCGTCTTTCCGCAGGCCCTCAGGTCCATCACCCCGAACTACGTCAACCAGCTGATCGGCCTGGTCAAAAGCACGTCACTGGTGTTCTACGTGTCGCTGCTCGACCTGTTCGGCTCCGCGCAGACCATGGGCAGCACCTACCCCGGCGACATCGTGCCGCTGCTGCTGGTCGTCACCGTCTGGTACCTGATCCTGACGAGCCTCGTGTCCGTCGTCCAGTTCTACGTCGAGCGGTACTACGCCCGCGGCGCCACCCGCGCGCTGCCGCCGACCCCGTTGCA
- a CDS encoding NUDIX hydrolase family protein: protein MPDTTETTPGWLTPDELELARARMPILYVEAVPVRVDDSGEVTSIGLLLRIGPDGTVSRTLVSGRVLHHERVRDALLRHLEKDLGPVALPRVPPSLQPFTVAEYFPTLGITPFHDPRQHAVALAYIVPVAGDCRPRQDALDLEWFSPQEAASAVVQNEMPGGQGVLLKQALAHIGCLP, encoded by the coding sequence ATGCCTGACACGACCGAAACCACGCCCGGCTGGCTGACTCCCGACGAGCTCGAGCTGGCGCGAGCCCGCATGCCGATCCTGTACGTGGAAGCCGTGCCCGTGCGCGTCGACGACAGCGGTGAAGTCACCAGCATCGGACTGTTGCTGCGGATAGGGCCCGACGGGACCGTCAGCCGCACCCTCGTCTCGGGCCGGGTGCTGCACCACGAACGGGTCCGTGACGCCCTCCTGCGCCATCTGGAGAAGGACCTCGGACCGGTGGCACTGCCCCGCGTTCCGCCCTCCCTGCAGCCCTTCACCGTCGCCGAGTACTTCCCGACACTGGGGATCACCCCGTTCCACGACCCCCGCCAGCACGCGGTGGCCCTCGCCTACATCGTCCCGGTGGCCGGCGACTGCCGTCCCCGCCAGGATGCGCTGGACCTGGAGTGGTTCAGCCCCCAGGAGGCCGCGTCGGCCGTGGTCCAGAACGAGATGCCGGGCGGGCAGGGCGTCCTGCTCAAGCAGGCCCTGGCCCACATCGGCTGCCTGCCCTGA
- a CDS encoding COG4705 family protein codes for MSTEHVLDDRPHAHTRIRRAANKVPEVSVYFWIIKVLTTGMGETASDYLARLLGPIPAVGLGALVLVGSLVLQFAVRRYVAWVYWTAIVMVSVFGTMAADVLHVGLGVPYALSTPLFLVALAAVFALWYASERTLSIHSISTRRREAFYWAAVLATFALGTAAGDLSATIGFGYLGSVALYAVAISVPAVAHRGGLLGPVVAFWSAYVITRPLGASIADWMALPHKRGGLDWGLGPVTLSWTVAILGFVAYLTVSRRDVGSDSAAV; via the coding sequence ATGAGCACAGAGCACGTCCTGGACGACCGGCCGCACGCCCACACCCGCATACGCCGGGCGGCGAACAAGGTGCCGGAAGTCAGCGTCTACTTCTGGATCATCAAGGTACTGACCACCGGAATGGGCGAGACCGCCTCCGACTACCTGGCCCGTCTGCTCGGCCCGATCCCCGCGGTCGGCCTCGGCGCCCTCGTCCTGGTCGGGTCCCTGGTCCTGCAGTTCGCGGTGCGCCGGTACGTGGCCTGGGTCTACTGGACCGCCATCGTCATGGTCAGCGTGTTCGGCACGATGGCCGCCGACGTCCTGCACGTGGGTCTCGGCGTGCCCTACGCGCTCTCGACGCCGCTGTTCCTGGTGGCGCTGGCCGCCGTCTTCGCCCTGTGGTACGCGAGCGAGCGGACCCTGTCCATCCACAGCATCTCCACCCGCCGCCGAGAGGCGTTCTACTGGGCGGCCGTGCTCGCCACGTTCGCGCTCGGTACGGCCGCGGGCGACCTGAGCGCCACGATCGGCTTCGGCTACCTGGGGTCCGTCGCTCTGTACGCCGTCGCCATCTCGGTGCCGGCGGTCGCCCACCGCGGGGGCCTGCTCGGCCCGGTGGTCGCGTTCTGGTCCGCGTACGTCATCACCCGCCCGCTCGGTGCGTCGATCGCCGACTGGATGGCCCTGCCCCACAAGCGCGGCGGGCTGGACTGGGGCCTGGGCCCGGTCACCCTGTCGTGGACGGTCGCGATCCTCGGCTTCGTCGCCTACCTGACGGTCTCGCGACGCGACGTCGGGAGCGACTCGGCCGCAGTGTGA
- a CDS encoding glutathione S-transferase C-terminal domain-containing protein: MSAHALTALPSAQPVPAFRGRIGCDARSGHYAVPRRYRLHLSPACPHCLRIAITHSLLGLEDVCPVTLLPAVPDGPGGEYSALRPLYEASAHRYPGAALTPVLSDDWSGRIVSTHAPDIMRDLARHFGTDHPALYPYGADAEIEGVQRLCEQGIDAAAQRAGRVDADTEERDAALTSLLCTLRSLEGRLARQEYLLGDHLTAADVELWVSLVQLDTVHRWHLDATAVHRIADHPHLWAYARRLAAHPAFGPHLDHAGIARRHHAHCRGLEAAGAAVQILDWASHVPNGAATHTG, translated from the coding sequence ATGTCCGCCCATGCCCTGACCGCACTCCCGTCCGCACAGCCGGTCCCCGCCTTCCGCGGCCGGATCGGCTGTGACGCCCGCAGCGGCCACTACGCCGTGCCGCGCCGCTACCGTCTCCACCTGTCGCCGGCGTGTCCGCACTGTCTGCGGATAGCCATCACGCACAGCCTGCTCGGCCTCGAGGACGTCTGTCCCGTCACGCTGCTGCCCGCGGTGCCCGACGGACCCGGCGGCGAGTACTCCGCGCTGCGTCCGCTGTACGAGGCCAGTGCCCACCGCTATCCCGGAGCCGCCCTGACGCCGGTGCTCAGCGACGACTGGTCGGGCCGGATCGTCAGCACCCATGCTCCGGACATCATGCGCGATCTGGCGCGGCACTTCGGCACGGACCACCCCGCGCTGTATCCGTACGGGGCGGACGCCGAGATCGAGGGTGTCCAGCGGCTGTGCGAGCAGGGCATCGACGCGGCCGCCCAGCGCGCCGGACGCGTCGACGCCGACACGGAGGAACGGGACGCCGCGCTCACCTCGCTGCTGTGCACCCTGCGGTCACTGGAAGGACGGCTCGCCCGTCAGGAGTACCTGCTCGGCGACCACCTCACCGCAGCGGACGTGGAGTTGTGGGTCAGCCTGGTGCAGCTCGACACCGTGCACCGCTGGCACCTGGACGCCACCGCGGTGCACCGCATCGCCGACCACCCGCACCTGTGGGCGTACGCCCGCCGGCTGGCCGCCCACCCCGCCTTCGGTCCGCACCTCGACCACGCCGGCATCGCCCGACGGCACCACGCGCACTGCCGGGGGCTGGAGGCCGCGGGCGCCGCCGTGCAGATCCTGGACTGGGCCTCGCACGTCCCCAACGGCGCGGCGACCCACACCGGTTGA
- a CDS encoding aldo/keto reductase, with protein MKYRTIGADPKTRRRVSVLALGAMLFGSRTDEKTSFAVLDRYVEAGGNFIDTSDNYAFWTDDGQGGQSEELLGRWRRSRGVGDEIVIATKLGARPLAPGTSYVDNAEGLSAKAIREAAEGSRERLGVDRLDLLYAHIEDHTVPLRETVEGFAELVAEGTVGLLGVSNHAVWRVERARALAAAAGLPGYEVLQYQHSHLRPRTDIPEEIFPDGSLGGTTAELLSYLRAEPGLTLVAYSPLLKGAYARQDVPLPRDFDHPGTPARLAVLREVARETGASVNQVVLAWQIGGDLPVIPLAGASSVAQLEENLAAVELELTAEQRARLDAVH; from the coding sequence ATGAAGTACCGGACGATCGGCGCCGATCCGAAGACCCGCCGCCGGGTGAGCGTGCTCGCGCTCGGCGCGATGTTGTTCGGCTCGCGGACGGACGAGAAGACCTCCTTCGCCGTCCTCGACCGCTATGTCGAGGCGGGCGGCAACTTCATCGACACGTCCGACAACTACGCCTTCTGGACCGACGACGGACAGGGCGGCCAGAGCGAGGAACTGCTCGGCCGCTGGCGCCGCAGCCGCGGCGTCGGCGACGAGATCGTGATCGCCACGAAGCTCGGCGCACGCCCGCTTGCCCCCGGCACGAGCTATGTCGACAACGCCGAGGGCCTGTCGGCGAAGGCGATCCGGGAGGCGGCCGAAGGCAGCCGGGAACGCCTCGGTGTGGACCGGCTCGACCTGCTGTACGCGCACATCGAGGACCACACGGTGCCGCTGCGCGAGACCGTCGAGGGGTTCGCCGAACTGGTCGCGGAGGGCACGGTCGGCCTGCTCGGCGTGAGCAACCACGCCGTCTGGCGGGTGGAGCGCGCCCGCGCCCTCGCGGCGGCGGCCGGGCTGCCCGGCTATGAGGTGCTGCAATACCAGCACAGCCATCTGCGCCCGCGCACCGACATCCCCGAGGAGATCTTCCCGGACGGCAGCCTCGGCGGCACCACTGCGGAGCTGCTGAGCTATCTGCGCGCCGAGCCGGGCCTGACCCTGGTCGCGTACTCACCGCTCCTCAAGGGCGCCTACGCACGTCAGGACGTCCCGTTGCCCCGCGACTTCGACCACCCGGGCACCCCGGCGCGGCTGGCGGTGCTGCGGGAGGTGGCGCGGGAGACCGGGGCGAGTGTCAACCAGGTGGTGCTGGCCTGGCAGATCGGCGGCGACCTGCCGGTGATCCCGCTGGCCGGGGCCTCGTCGGTGGCGCAGCTGGAGGAGAACCTGGCCGCGGTGGAACTTGAACTGACGGCGGAGCAGAGGGCGCGGCTGGACGCAGTGCACTGA
- a CDS encoding ABC transporter ATP-binding protein, with protein MASRNDVAKSPISGTATAGAAAREDARIEISGLTKRFLTPAGEVFTALQDVSFTVEPGQFCAVVGPTGCGKSTTLSMVSGLDRPSEGSVKVGGREVEGITDGVSFMFQADALLPWKTVLGNVLMGPVFRGVPKQRAQEQARDWLRRVGLSGFEDRYPHQLSGGMRKRVAMAAALINEPKILIMDEPFGALDVQTKAIMSTELLALWEQIRPSVVFITHDLDEAVALADRVVVMTSSPGSVKAVFDIDLPRPRGSVQEIRFEPRFIELQHQIWDTLREEVERAYARTAGGKA; from the coding sequence ATGGCTTCGCGAAACGATGTCGCGAAGAGCCCGATCAGCGGTACGGCGACCGCAGGCGCAGCAGCGCGTGAGGATGCGCGCATCGAGATCTCCGGGCTCACCAAGCGATTCCTGACCCCTGCCGGTGAGGTGTTCACGGCGCTGCAAGACGTGTCGTTCACCGTGGAGCCGGGCCAGTTCTGCGCGGTGGTCGGCCCCACCGGCTGCGGCAAATCGACGACGCTGAGCATGGTGTCCGGCCTGGACCGGCCGAGCGAGGGATCGGTCAAGGTCGGCGGCCGCGAGGTGGAAGGCATCACCGACGGCGTCAGCTTCATGTTCCAGGCCGACGCCCTGCTGCCCTGGAAGACCGTGCTCGGCAATGTGCTGATGGGCCCGGTCTTCCGTGGCGTGCCCAAGCAGCGGGCACAGGAGCAGGCTCGTGACTGGCTGCGCCGGGTCGGCCTCTCGGGCTTCGAGGACCGCTACCCGCACCAGCTCTCCGGCGGTATGCGCAAGCGAGTGGCGATGGCCGCGGCCCTGATCAACGAACCCAAGATCCTGATCATGGACGAGCCGTTCGGTGCCCTCGACGTGCAGACCAAGGCGATCATGTCGACCGAGCTGCTGGCCCTGTGGGAGCAGATCCGGCCGTCCGTCGTCTTCATCACCCACGACCTCGACGAGGCCGTGGCACTCGCCGACCGCGTCGTCGTCATGACGTCGAGCCCCGGATCGGTCAAAGCGGTCTTCGACATCGACCTGCCGCGCCCGCGCGGCTCGGTCCAGGAGATCCGTTTCGAGCCCCGCTTCATCGAACTGCAGCACCAGATCTGGGACACGCTGCGCGAGGAGGTGGAGCGCGCCTACGCACGCACCGCAGGAGGTAAGGCATGA